Genomic segment of Arachis stenosperma cultivar V10309 chromosome 4, arast.V10309.gnm1.PFL2, whole genome shotgun sequence:
CCCAAAGCATTCATGTCTTGGTACTTCAAACCCTTACACCAATTCAAGACAATCTTGCTAAGATTTGACGGAAATGTAATTTTACCTAATGGTACTCTTTCAGAGGCGGAAAACTTAAGTTTCAGTGTACGTAGCTCGCTTAGGCGGTGCAGGCTCCTCAAGTTTTCGTCTACTAATTGACATTCGTCTTCACTTATCACTAAACCCAGTGTTCTCAACTTGGGAAAGTAGCCATTGTTGAGTAAGAGCCCTAGTTGTGAATCTGCATAAACATAACGCAGGGTCTGGAAATTCTGCAGTCCATCTTTTACCCTTTCCTCTACCAATAAATGCTCACCATGGGGGCTACGAAAATGTCTCATTTGCTTTAACCCCTCATCAACACTTATTTTCTCTTCGGACAAACTGGACAGTGCATGCATTGTTTGTAAACTCAGAAGCTTAAATAACCCATGTGGGAAACAATAattcaatttcaagaacttgAGGCTTTTCAACCTCTCCAAGTCCTCAGCATGCATTTCAAGTGTTAGCTGCAAATCCAATACACGTAAATATAGCACATTAACTGGGCAATCTTGTGGAATATGATTTGACCACTCCTTGACATCTCCATAAACGAACAAGGAACAAGCGCTTGAATGATTACATGTTACCGAACATACATAGGATCGATCGTTCCTGGAAAAGGACAACCTGCGAGGACTGTTACTGTTATCAGGGTTGTCGTTACTCACCAATATGCACAGATCCCGGATGAGATCGTGGAGCTGACATGTTTTGACGCCTTTGCCATCACTCCTCCTCTTGGCCACTTGTACCAAGTTACGATCCACTAGCTCCTTCAAGTATTGCTCACCAATATCTTCAGGTTCTATCAATCTTCTTCCAGTTTGGATTGGCTTTATGAAGTCTTCTGATATCCATAGTTGGATTAACTCTCTCACCAGAATCTCTTCATCTTCAGGAAACACCCCAAGATATAGGAAGCATGGCTTCATTTTCTCAGACAGATCATCGTAGCTAAGCTTCAATATCTCCATCATCTTCTTACCTTCCTTGTCTTCAGTAAAAGACCAGTAAGGGAGCAGGTTCTTGATTTCTTCCCATGCATCCTCTGATCTCTCCTTCTTCGCGACAATCCCGGCTGTGGTTTTGATAGCCAATGGTAAACCTTTGCAGCTTTTGAAAGCAATTGATCTTCCAATAAGCTCTAAAGGAGGAGGACACTCTTCTCTGCCAAACACCTTATTGCGGAATATTTCCCAACTTTGATCTTCATCCAACAAGTTTAGTTGGTGGTGAGGCTCCTTTGACCTTGCATAATTCGCCACTTGATCATTACGAGTAGTTACTAGTATCATGCTGCCATTGTTGTTATCCGGTAAAGGAGCCTTTAGCTTGTCCCATACGTTTGCTTCCCAGAGATCGTCAAGCACTACCAAATACTTTTTCCCATTCAAATGGTTTCTCACCTTTTCTTTCAACTTCTCTTCATCACCTGCATTTTCTTCGGGTACCTTCAAACACTTGAGAAGGTTTTTGAAAACTTCCATTGACGTGCACTCTTTGGAAACGGTTGCCCATGCGCGGCAAGGAAATAGCTCTCTGGCCTCATCGCTATTGTAGACCTTTCGGGCAAGAGTAGTCTTGCCCAACCCACCCATGCCAACAATGGAAACAACATTCCTAGCAGAATCTTCTTCTTTGAGTTGATTAATTATTACATCCAAGTCTTCCTCCAATCCCACTACATTTTCTTCCATCATAGTAGAGCTTCCTCCGTTGCCTTCGAATTCACCTTCATCGAAGCGATATTTCTTAATATCAACACCAGCATGCTCATCTAGCACATCTTCATATCTTGTTGTTATGATGATCCTACTGCCAGGACCAAACCAATCGATTTCTCCAGCTAGTGATCTCAGTTGTTGTATATTATCAACATCATCCAAAATCAGAAGAACTCCTTTTTTGCCTAGTCTTCGTTTTATTTCAAAAGATCCACTGAATGTGCTTCCGATCTTATTGTTTACCTTCTCTTTCATCTCAGAAAGAAGCGTTTTTTGTAGATCTTCTAGGCCACCGCCACTTGCATTTGTTTTCTTACTGATACCGGAAAGAAAACTTGCAGATGCAAAGTCACACCTAATCTTGTTATACAACTCCGCAACAAATTGACTTAGGTCACCTTCTCCATGAATTCCCAGCATCAAACGGCTAGCATGAGATGAACCAATCTGTAGAAGTGATTTTGCCTCTTTAAGTTTAGAATCACATCCAAGTGGATGGTGAATATACAGAGGCAACGGAGGAAGTCCTTCTATGACCTTTTCGACAATCTTGTCAATAGCCATACCAAATGGTCTGCAAAAACATACACATTTTCTTTGCATTTTAACTTGTCTGATC
This window contains:
- the LOC130973653 gene encoding disease resistance protein RPP13-like yields the protein MAGSSSSDQGVSHFKYDVFLSFRGYTRLRFTDALYHALINNGIDTFRDNDELRIGEELEGALLEAIERSRMSILVLCDEYPTSKWCLDELVKIMECSENGRKRPVLPVYYYVEKSDVQYQLNEYAKAMAAHQEKGRYNHKLEAWRSALSQVGKIYGQRCDQNTPFGMAIDKIVEKVIEGLPPLPLYIHHPLGCDSKLKEAKSLLQIGSSHASRLMLGIHGEGDLSQFVAELYNKIRCDFASASFLSGISKKTNASGGGLEDLQKTLLSEMKEKVNNKIGSTFSGSFEIKRRLGKKGVLLILDDVDNIQQLRSLAGEIDWFGPGSRIIITTRYEDVLDEHAGVDIKKYRFDEGEFEGNGGSSTMMEENVVGLEEDLDVIINQLKEEDSARNVVSIVGMGGLGKTTLARKVYNSDEARELFPCRAWATVSKECTSMEVFKNLLKCLKVPEENAGDEEKLKEKVRNHLNGKKYLVVLDDLWEANVWDKLKAPLPDNNNGSMILVTTRNDQVANYARSKEPHHQLNLLDEDQSWEIFRNKVFGREECPPPLELIGRSIAFKSCKGLPLAIKTTAGIVAKKERSEDAWEEIKNLLPYWSFTEDKEGKKMMEILKLSYDDLSEKMKPCFLYLGVFPEDEEILVRELIQLWISEDFIKPIQTGRRLIEPEDIGEQYLKELVDRNLVQVAKRRSDGKGVKTCQLHDLIRDLCILVSNDNPDNSNSPRRLSFSRNDRSYVCSVTCNHSSACSLFVYGDVKEWSNHIPQDCPVNVLYLRVLDLQLTLEMHAEDLERLKSLKFLKLNYCFPHGLFKLLSLQTMHALSSLSEEKISVDEGLKQMRHFRSPHGEHLLVEERVKDGLQNFQTLRYVYADSQLGLLLNNGYFPKLRTLGLVISEDECQLVDENLRSLHRLSELRTLKLKFSASERVPLGKITFPSNLSKIVLNWCKGLKYQDMNALGRIRSLQILKLIYVKCDQDVLNCGSAGSFPQLQVFIMICVNVTCVTLEDGAMPRLRRAVFYKCPGLMLQSLPEQMLSLDSNLHFIEPYEYDGDYAGYDEYDKDDYYDYYNGYDEDDSYDYDFYD